One Triticum dicoccoides isolate Atlit2015 ecotype Zavitan chromosome 4B, WEW_v2.0, whole genome shotgun sequence genomic window carries:
- the LOC119294451 gene encoding peptidyl-prolyl cis-trans isomerase-like: MAAAKNPKVFFDILIGQAKAGRVVMELYADKVPRTAANFRQLCTGEKGLGASGKPLHYKGSAFHRIIPGFMCQGGDFTRGNGTGGESVYGAKFADENFLLRHTGPGVLSMANAGPGTNGSQFFICTAKTPWLDGKHVVFGQVVDGYGVVEKMEAVGSSGGATAQPVVIEDCGQLPDDHC; encoded by the coding sequence ATGGCGGCGGCCAAGAACCCCAAGGTCTTCTTCGACATCCTCATCGGCCAGGCCAAGGCGGGGCGGGTGGTCATGGAGCTCTACGCCGACAAGGTGCCCAGGACGGCGGCCAACTTCCGGCAGCTCTGCACGGGCGAGAAGGGCCTGGGCGCCAGCGGCAAGCCGCTCCACTACAAGGGCTCGGCCTTCCACCGCATCATCCCGGGCTTCATGTGCCAGGGCGGCGACTTCACCCGCGGCAACGGCACCGGCGGCGAGTCGGTCTACGGCGCCAAGTTCGCCGACGAGAACTTCTTGCTCCGCCACACGGGCCCCGGGGTGCTCTCCATGGCCAACGCCGGGCCCGGCACCAACGGCTCCCAGTTCTTCATCTGCACCGCCAAGACGCCCTGGCTCGACGGCAAGCACGTCGTGTTCGGGCAGGTCGTGGACGGGTACGGCGTCGTGGAGAAGATGGAGGCCGTCGGGTCGTCCGGCGGCGCCACCGCCCAGCCCGTCGTCATCGAGGACTGCGGCCAGCTCCCCGACGACCACTGCTGA